A stretch of the Leishmania infantum JPCM5 genome chromosome 30 genome encodes the following:
- a CDS encoding putative mitochondrial oligo_U binding protein TBRGG1 — protein MLQRCATLTGAPLRARAYSTVLGACAVLHQRGGYQGRGGGPRLGYGGGGPPPRQQHYQQQGGGYGNRDDFSRHRGGSDRGYENRNQGYENHQQRYIDRPQRRDNDQQGYSNSRENYDDRSQGYDDRRKGFNNRQQSFGNRQHDGDDRQSAPRRGKEQYLTQDADRLLRMKHDYKKAKDTKERFGIVKEARRLLRRTRIDPSTQDERSVAIVINCAATFSVPAKIEAVEQAFQWMRSNIGGISPQNVALFANALGLISPPEAKQVMVSEVMPAVQSVMREMAPVEVVMVLQALQRLGVEENEKLQDDLLSHLEPCVSSMPVQQLSTLASVLHHHSMQTRDNAKWKQIAHETLARALAGVDGIHSREAIVLLCAAPFLDASQKQIGQLLARVTETVQFHTDDQVGELMSAILHIRQQVSEPSVELTAAVEELHTALMARLEKVSAFVGPKSATRIWNYAHASNVELPSAIQETMCASLIQLMTFRTIRFRALARLMASLSTQKLPSAEILTVVANCSVGVRPPRSAKAILPQESDMPGDGEDHESIRAAAFEALYSRHFGTLTELRISLENAFAKNDVPPNDALAKTLPEHLLKHAAEASPRQMLTAVVAIALAPADCPCRNKTHDAAVRAAVLKALEDNPDKFKSDLSPELVDWFVSSIPADSESAEIVAAVQKAAAP, from the coding sequence atgctgcagcggtgcgcgacACTGACCGGCGCGCCACTCCGGGCTCGGGCGTACAGCACGGTGCTAGGCGCTTGTGCTGTGCTCCATCAGCGTGGGGGCTACCaaggccgcggtggtggcccTCGGCTCGGctacggtggcggcggtccccctcctcgccagCAGCATTATCAGCAGCAAGGAGGCGGGTACGGAAACCGCGACGATTTttcgcgccaccgcggcggcagcgaccgtGGATACGAGAACCGCAACCAGGGCTATGAAAATCACCAGCAGCGCTACATCGATCGCCCGCAAAGACGTGACAATGATCAGCAAGGCTACAGCAATAGTCGAGAGAACTACGATGATCGTAGCCAGGGCTACGACGATCGCCGGAAAGGGTTTAACAATCGTCAACAGAGTTTTGGAAACCGCCAGCACGACGGTGACGATCGCCAATCGGCACCGCGGCGTGGCAAAGAGCAGTACCTCACGCAGGATGCAGACAGGCTACTGAGAATGAAACATGATTACAAGAAAGCAAAAGACACAAAGGAGCGCTTTGGGATTGTAAAAGAGGCTCGGCGGCTTCTGCGTCGCACTCGCATCGACCCCTCCACCCAAGACGAACGGTCTGTTGCCATTGTGATCaactgcgccgccaccttctCTGTTCCAGCAAAGATagaggcggtggagcaggcgTTTCAATGGATGCGGAGCAACATCGGTGGCATCTCACCTCAGAATGTAGCCCTTTTCGCGAACGCGTTGGGTCTCATCTCCCCGCCCGAGGCGAAGCAAGTGATGGTCAGTGAGGTCATGCCGGCTGTGCAGTCTGTGATGCGCGAAATGGCACCCGTGGAAGTAGTGATGGTGCTGCAGGCACTTCAGCGCTTGGGAGTCGAGGAGAATGAAAAACTGCAGGACGATCTCCTCTCCCATCTCGAGCCGTGTGTCTCCTCGATGCCAGTTCAGCAGTTGTCCACACTGGCGTCTGTCCTCCATCATCACTCAATGCAAACGCGAGACAATGCGAAGTGGAAGCAGATTGCACACGAGACGTTGGCACGCGCTCTTGCAGGGGTGGACGGGATACACTCACGGGAGGCCATCGTTCTTCTTTGCGCCGCACCGTTTTTGGACGCCTCCCAGAAGCAGATTGGCCAACTTCTCGCTCGCGTGACAGAAACTGTACAGTTCCACACGGATGATCAGGTCGGAGAACTGATGAGCGCAATCCTCCACATTAGACAACAGGTCAGTGAGCCGAGTGTCGAGTTGACAGCGGCCGTCGAGGAGCTTCACACGGCACTGATGGCACGTTTGGAGAAGGTGAGCGCTTTTGTGGGGCCTAAAAGTGCGACTCGCATCTGGAACTACGCACACGCTTCCAACGTCGAGCTCCCCTCCGCGATTCAAGAGACCATGTGCGCTTCACTCATACAGCTCATGACATTCCGCACCATTCGATTCCGAGCATTGGCACGGCTGATGGCATCGCTATCGACACAGAAGCTGCCCTCCGCTGAAATTCTCACTGTCGTTGCAAACTGCAGTGTTGGAGTGCGGCCGCCTCGGTCTGCAAAGGCGATTCTTCCTCAAGAGAGTGATATGCCGGGGGATGGAGAGGATCACGAGAGCATTCGTGCCGCGGCGTTCGAGGCGCTGTACAGTCGTCACTTTGGTACTCTCACTGAGCTGCGTATCAGCCTTGAAAACGCTTTTGCCAAGAATGATGTCCCTCCCAACGACGCTCTCGCCAAGACGCTGCCAGAGCATCTTCTCAAACACGCTGCAGAAGCTTCGCCGCGACAAATGCTGACGGCCGTTGTGGCCATTGCGCTAGCGCCGGCCGATTGCCCGTGTCGAAACAAGACTCACGATGCGGCAGTGCGTGCCGCAGTACTCAAAGCGCTCGAAGACAACCCTGACAAGTTCAAGTCCGACTTGAGCCCTGAGCTCGTGGACTGGTTCGTGAGCAGTATCCCCGCCGATTCCGAGTCAGCAGAGATAGTGGCGGCAGTGCAAaaggccgctgcgccgtga
- a CDS encoding heat shock protein grpe — MYRRVGANVAPLLCSHCVAQRKCCTEENTAGLSVAELKGKYEVLRAELCDSKRQIQQLRSENLYAAASCENIRKTTQEQSKQAHNDAVRSFARDMLDVCDALQVVTKKAVKYTQRNSSIPKSEAAVLAGVMLTEEVALKVLKRYGVTQMHTEVGATFDEEKEEKLFTVPSTPSLKEGSVAEIVKNGYDMNGSVLRRAQVGLSEDP, encoded by the coding sequence ATGTACAGACGAGTCGGCGCAAACGTggcgcctctcctctgctcACATTGCGTAGCACAAAGGAAATGCTGTACAGAAGAAAACACCGCTGGCTTGTCTGTTGCGGAGCTCAAGGGCAAGTACGAAGTCTTGAGAGCAGAACTTTGCGACAGCAAAAGGCAGATTCAGCAACTTCGATCGGAGAACCTGTACGCTGCTGCTTCATGTGAAAATATTCGAAAGACTACGCAGGAGCAATCAAAGCAGGCGCATAATGACGCAGTCAGATCTTTTGCACGCGATATGCTGGATGTTTGCGATGCCCTGCAAGTGGTCACAAAAAAAGCAGTGAAGTACACGCAGAGAAATTCTTCCATACCTAAAAGCGAGGCTGCGGTCCTCGCTGGTGTGATGCTGACAGAGGAAGTTGCGCTGAAGGTTCTGAAGCGGTATGGAGTGACGCAAATGCACACCGAGGTCGGCGCCACCTTTGACgaggaaaaggaagagaagctCTTTACAGTTCCATCTACACCTTCTCTTAAAGAAGGCAGTGTTGCCGAGATTGTCAAAAACGGATACGACATGAACGGGTCGGTTTTGCGACGTGCTCAAGTTGGGCTGAGTGAGGACCCCTAA
- a CDS encoding putative 4-methyl-5(beta-hydroxyethyl)-thiazole monophosphate synthesis protein has protein sequence MNVLVVAADHSEDIELISIIDVLSRAGIKVTLASVMESKSITLAHGVNVMCDALIGEVSAVEYDAVLLPGGMPGAVHLGNNEALKKILQNARVGKKLYGGICAAPAVALAPMGLLEGVDTVTCYPGFEDKLPSSVKYSTNAVVKSENCLSSRGPGTAIYFALAVVSILKSPDLAERLAKAMLVDHSNEMNDVRAIK, from the coding sequence ATGAATGTTCTTGTCGTCGCGGCTGATCACTCCGAGGACATCGAGCTGATCAGTATTATTGACGTCCTCTCTCGCGCTGGCATCAAGGTCACACTCGCTTCTGTGATGGAGTCGAAGTCCATTACGCTGGCGCACGGAGTGAATGTGATGTGCGATGCTCTGATTGGAGAAGTCTCTGCAGTTGAATACGACGCAGTGCTCCTTCCCGGTGGCATGCCAGGAGCCGTCCATCTCGGCAACAACGAAGCGCTGAAGAAGATTCTGCAGAACGCGCGAGTGGGGAAAAAGCTGTACGGCGGAATCTGCGCTGCTCCCGCCGTCGCCCTTGCTCCTATGGGGCTGCTGGAGGGTGTGGACACCGTCACTTGCTACCCCGGCTTTGAGGATAAGCTGCCCTCTTCTGTTAAGTACTCCACGAACGCTGTTGTGAAGTCAGAGAACTGTCTCTCCAGCCGCGGCCCCGGCACCGCCATCTACTTTGCGCTCGCCGTTGTTTCGATTCTCAAGTCACCTGACCTGGCTGAGAGGCTCGCCAAGGCCATGCTTGTGGATCACAGTAACGAGATGAACGACGTGCGCGCCATCAAGTAA
- a CDS encoding putative protein kinase produces MSGYLKVLSPDGRWETRYVEIDDAKLRIWRTKGDKESSAAVVKELDLKCATLREVSEPNTWAVQPEKAEATYFQADGEERKTEWMDTLRHYNSSSSASEKVTLRDFEKKFVLGKGSYGKVFMVVKKDTDKWYAMKEMSAEKMRQAEIKAPFAERIILEEIDHPFIVHLHYSFQEQGNLYMILDLLAGGELFTYIEQHAPLDEEVVKFYAAEVALALGYLHSRNIIYRDLKPENVVFDRDGHACLTDFGLAKANVHEPNAVTYCGTNEYLAPELLKGVPHGKAVDWWSLGLMMCEMLFNDLPFYDENPMQMQMKILTEDVAFPPHIQITEETKDLIRCLLNKNPERRLQTLEAFKAHKCFSNLDFGLLEARKLKAPITPDPNPAHNFAKEFTSEVIVQNESPSQAVVTLAGYTYDRDLSEQEKSPSHSPTIAEELRQRRASMKKSTNGSDAASPPVTGENRTSNSSPAGAPTKQAAAGPVKKVEHHIPAKVAPQAARKKLTGNKSFDKPTK; encoded by the coding sequence ATGAGTGGTTATTTGAAGGTGCTGTCTCCGGACGGAAGGTGGGAGACACGTTACGTTGAGATCGACGACGCCAAGTTGCGCATTTGGAGGACAAAGGGGGACAAGGAATCCAGTGCGGCAGTGGTAAAGGAGCTGGACCTCAAGTGTGCCACCCTGCGCGAGGTGTCAGAGCCCAACACTTGGGCGGTGCAGCCGGAAAAGGCAGAGGCCACATACTTCCAAGCAGACGGAGAAGAACGAAAAACTGAGTGGATGGACACGCTGCGGCACTACAactcgagcagctccgcgtcCGAGAAGGTGACGCTTAGGGACTTTGAAAAGAAGTTCGTGCTAGGCAAAGGCTCCTATGGCAAGGTATTCATGGTAGTGAAGAAGGACACGGACAAGTGGTACGCTATGAAGGAGATGAGCGCGGAGAAGATGCGACAGGCGGAGATAAAGGCGCCGTTTGCAGAGCGCATTATTTTGGAGGAGATCGACCATCCTTTTATCGTTCACCTTCACTACTCGTTCCAAGAGCAAGGAAACTTGTACATGATCCTGGACCTACTAGCAGGCGGCGAGCTTTTCACCTACATTGAGCAACACGCTCCACTCGATGAAGAGGTCGTCAAGTTTTACGCTGCCGAAGTCGCCCTGGCGCTCGGGTATCTGCACAGCCGCAACATTATTTATCGCGATTTGAAGCCGGAGAACGTCGTCTTTGACCGTGACGGGCACGCCTGTCTAACCGACTTCGGGCTCGCCAAGGCGAACGTGCACGAGCCGAACGCTGTCACATACTGTGGCACGAACGAGTACCTGGCCCCAGAGTTGCTGAAGGGTGTGCCGCACGGCAAGGCGGTAGACTGGTGGTCCCTAGGGCTAATGATGTGTGAGATGCTTTTCAACGACCTCCCTTTCTACGACGAAAATCCGATGCAAATGCAGATGAAGATTTTGACGGAAGACGTTGCCTTCCCACCCCACATTCAGATCACTGAGGAGACAAAGGACCTGATTCGGTGCCTGCTGAACAAGAACCccgagcgccgcctgcaaACGTTGGAGGCGTTCAAGGCACATAAGTGCTTTTCAAACCTCGATTTCGGTCTTCTAGAGGCGCGCAAGCTCAAGGCGCCGATAACACCCGATCCAAACCCGGCCCACAACTTCGCGAAGGAGTTTACGAGCGAGGTGATTGTGCAAAATGAGTCACCGTCGCAGGCGGTCGTTACGCTGGCCGGCTACACCTACGATAGAGACTTGTCAGAGCAGGAAAAGTCCCCCTCCCATTCTCCCACAATagcagaggagctgcggcaacGTAGAGCATCGATGAAAAAATCTACCAACGGCAGTgacgctgcttctcctcccgTGACAGGTGAAAATAGGACGTCGAACTCCAGCCCAGCTGGGGCGCCGACGAAGCAAGCTGCAGCCGGCCCCGTAAAGAAAGTGGAGCACCACATTCCCGCCAAGGTGGCGCCACAAGCCGCGCGGAAAAAGCTGACGGGGAACAAGAGCTTCGATAAGCCCACGAAGTAG
- a CDS encoding putative co-chaperone GrpE — protein sequence MRALSLRTGLVARASAVAYTSQRWCSADAKSEKRAEEEKEAPSTGTEEVVSAAAVKQLEKELDASKAKIEELKKEILYRAADAENARRIGREDVEKAKLYGISSFGKDMLEVADTLEKGVEAFSAFSEAELNENKILCSIFTGVKLSHKVLLKNLSKHGIEKMGVTVGTKFDPNLHDALVSTSATETAPADTISNVLKDGYTLKSRVLRAAQVSVSQHP from the coding sequence ATGAGAGCTCTGTCGCTGCGAACAGGACTTGTCGCTCGTGCTTCTGCGGTGGCGTACACTAGTCAGCGCTGGTGCTCTGCTGACGCCAAGTCTGAGAAACGTgctgaggaggagaaagaagcACCATCGACTGGCACCGAGGAGGTCgtgtccgctgccgctgtcaaGCAGCTGGAGAAAGAGCTTGATGCGTCCAAGGCCAAGATTGAGGAACTCAAGAAGGAGATCCTGTACCGCGCAGCGGATGCTGAAAAcgcgcgccgcatcggccgCGAGGATGTGGAGAAGGCAAAGCTTTACGGCATCAGCTCATTTGGCAAGGATATGCTGGAAGTTGCAGACACGCTTGAGAAGGGCGTCGAGGCGTTTTCTGCCTTTTCAGAGGCTGAGCTGAATGAAAACAAGATTCTGTGCTCCATTTTCACTGGCGTCAAGCTTTCGCACAAAGTTCTCCTCAAGAACCTCAGCAAACACGGCATTGAGAAGATGGGCGTCACGGTAGGTACAAAGTTCGACCCCAACCTGCATGATGCGCTTGTGAGCACTTCGGCCACTGAGACGGCTCCTGCCGACACAATCTCCAATGTTTTGAAGGATGGTTACACTCTCAAGAGCCGTGTTCTTCGTGCAGCTCAGGTCAGCGTTTCCCAACATCCGTAA